One genomic region from Sparus aurata chromosome 15, fSpaAur1.1, whole genome shotgun sequence encodes:
- the nkx2.3 gene encoding homeobox protein Nkx-2.3 → MLPSPLVTSSTTPFSVKDILKLELQQQSQQHQLQFISCFGLSGSLSQPGAFPNKQLGSRSPPSCMLAGRDSPSPISSVVSESEERMSYLNTLAVQERLAESGLPLEMFGSQNLPAELRLETEQEDQDGKRCGALRADCEEPDSDKPATKQQRTRRKPRVLFSQAQVFELERRFKQQRYLSAPEREHLASSLKLTSTQVKIWFQNRRYKCKRQRQDKTLEMAGHHHHHHHPPPPPRRVAVPVLVRDGRPCLTGSQNYNTSYTVAAPNPYSYNSYPAYSYNNSVYTNSYSCTYSSLPALPPSNTAANAFMNMNLGNLGAQTQSQAPQGPVVTPCQGTLQGIRAW, encoded by the exons ATGCTTCCCAGCCCGCTCGTAACTTCTTCCACCACGCCTTTTTCTGTGAAGGACATCCTGAAgttagagctgcagcagcagtctcAGCAGCACCAGCTCCAGTTCATCTCCTGCTTCGGTCTCTCCGGCTCGCTGTCGCAACCCGGAGCTTTCCCAAACAAGCAGCTGGGCTCACGCTCGCCGCCCTCCTGCATGCTGGCCGGGAGGGACAGCCCGAGTCCCATCAGCTCCGTCGTGTCGGAGAGCGAGGAGAGGATGTCGTACCTCAACACGCTGGCGGTGCAGGAGCGGCTGGCGGAGTCCGGTCTGCCGCTGGAGATGTTCGGCAGCCAGAATCTCCCCGCAGAGCTCCGGCTGGAGACCGAGCAGGAGGACCAGGACGGCA AGAGATGCGGGGCGCTGCGCGCTGACTGTGAGGAGCCAGACTCGGACAAACCCGCCACCAAGCAGCAAAGGACCAGGAGGAAACCCCGCGTCCTCTTCTCCCAGGCTCAGGTGTTCGAGCTGGAGCGGCGCTTCAAGCAGCAGCGCTACCTGTCCGCCCCGGAGAGAGAGCACCTGGCCAGCTCCCTGAAGCTCACCTCCACCCAGGTCAAGATCTGGTTCCAGAACAGGAGGTACAAATGCAAGAGACAGCGGCAGGACAAGACTCTGGAGATGGCGGggcaccaccatcaccaccaccacccaccgCCTCCGCCCAGGAGGGTGGCTGTGCCGGTGCTGGTCCGGGACGGGAGGCCTTGTCTGACTGGATCCCAGAACTATAACACTTCTTACACGGTCGCAGCTCCAAACCCGTACAGCTACAACAGCTATCCAGCCTACAGCTACAACAACTCTGTGTACACTAACTCCTACTCCTGTACTTACTCTAGTTTACCTGCTCTGCCGCCCAGCAACACCGCTGCTAACGCTTTTATGAACATGAATTTGGGAAATCTTGGTGCACAGACGCAAAGCCAGGCGCCCCAAGGACCGGTCGTCACACCCTGCCAGGGAACTCTGCAGGGCATCCGGGCATGGTAG